From Methanoculleus sp. 7T, a single genomic window includes:
- a CDS encoding Fic/DOC family N-terminal domain-containing protein, translating to MRVRPYTPDTLPLDCIEWEAHIPQIASANRALARYDGTLLAIPDPEILLSPLLTQEAVLSSRIEGTQASLTDVLRFEANPKERITDTIRADIQEIINYREALKVAVERLGAQPLDIPMV from the coding sequence ATGAGGGTCCGACCCTATACCCCAGACACCCTGCCCCTCGATTGCATCGAGTGGGAGGCCCATATCCCGCAGATCGCGTCGGCAAACCGCGCCCTTGCCCGCTATGACGGGACGCTCCTCGCCATACCTGACCCTGAGATCCTGCTCTCCCCGCTCCTGACGCAGGAGGCGGTGCTCTCGTCCCGGATCGAGGGTACGCAGGCCTCTCTCACCGATGTGCTCAGGTTTGAGGCAAATCCGAAGGAGCGGATCACCGATACGATCCGCGCCGATATCCAGGAGATCATCAACTACCGGGAGGCCCTCAAGGTGGCGGTGGAGAGACTCGGGGCGCAACCTCTGGATATCCCGATGGTC